The following coding sequences are from one Streptomyces angustmyceticus window:
- a CDS encoding ATP-binding SpoIIE family protein phosphatase yields the protein MEHRTPGQDPGRLRAGAGGGPAPRDMAVDAAPLGTGAAPPSTPPAGPSSPGSGRSGSVADPPGDLPAAGRGATPPAPAAESGREEAEHAPGTPTDRLRYLEAATRRIAGGIDQGETLRELCRAAIPAFADAMLVHLREPLPTGDRPPDGPLALRLHSIAQGPEDSVTGAPPGTAGFVELTVTGPFAELLLAGRPVFGDAAETAPEVGALLEPVASMPPAPSPGRRLIIAPLRGRHQLLGTAALLRGTDRPAFTGDDLLVASQLATHAAFGIDRAMLSGREASLADALQLTMLPSSLPAPTGVRLASRYLPAAGTSQVGGDWYDAIPLPGNRVALVVGDVMGHSMTSAAIMGQLRTTVQTLAGLDLPPEEVLHHLDEQAQRLGSEHMATCLYAVYDPISQRLLVADAGHLPPVLLHPDGVGEVLRIPPGAPIGVGGVPFESVEMPAPTGATLLLYTDGLVESRTRDVWSGVELLRARLEATASAAASPPLETLCDAVLTILGQGARDDDVALLAARFDGFPPRNVAYWFLNPEPQTAGRARQLTRRALHRWGLDPLLDTTELLVSEVVTNAVRYASRPIALRLLRTDVLRCEVGDDSPQVPRMRRAQAGDEGGRGLFLVDRLAQRWGATRLSNGKVVWFEQPIPEEFREFREADP from the coding sequence ATGGAGCACCGCACCCCCGGTCAGGACCCCGGCAGGCTGCGCGCCGGGGCCGGGGGCGGGCCTGCTCCCCGGGACATGGCGGTGGATGCCGCGCCTCTGGGCACGGGCGCCGCTCCGCCGTCCACCCCGCCGGCCGGTCCGTCGTCGCCCGGAAGCGGCCGCTCCGGCAGCGTCGCCGATCCCCCGGGGGACCTGCCCGCCGCCGGCCGCGGCGCCACCCCTCCGGCGCCGGCCGCGGAGAGCGGGCGGGAAGAGGCGGAACACGCCCCCGGGACGCCGACCGACCGGCTGCGCTACCTCGAAGCCGCGACCCGGCGGATCGCCGGCGGAATCGACCAGGGCGAAACCCTGCGGGAACTGTGCCGGGCAGCGATCCCCGCCTTCGCCGACGCGATGCTCGTCCACCTGCGGGAACCCCTGCCGACCGGGGACCGGCCACCGGACGGCCCCCTCGCCCTGCGGCTGCACAGCATCGCCCAGGGGCCGGAGGACTCGGTCACCGGCGCGCCACCGGGCACCGCCGGCTTCGTCGAGCTGACGGTCACCGGCCCGTTCGCCGAGCTCCTGCTGGCCGGGCGCCCCGTCTTCGGCGACGCGGCGGAGACGGCGCCCGAGGTGGGCGCACTGCTGGAGCCGGTGGCGAGCATGCCGCCGGCCCCGTCCCCGGGCCGCCGGCTGATCATCGCTCCGCTGCGCGGCCGCCACCAGCTCCTGGGCACCGCCGCCCTGCTGCGCGGCACCGACCGGCCCGCCTTCACCGGCGACGACCTCCTCGTCGCCTCCCAGCTCGCCACCCACGCCGCCTTCGGCATCGACCGGGCGATGCTCTCCGGGCGCGAAGCCTCGCTCGCCGACGCGCTCCAGCTCACGATGCTGCCCTCCTCGCTCCCCGCGCCCACCGGCGTACGGCTGGCCAGCCGGTACCTGCCGGCCGCCGGGACCTCCCAGGTGGGCGGCGACTGGTACGACGCGATCCCGCTGCCCGGCAACCGGGTCGCCCTGGTCGTCGGCGACGTCATGGGCCACTCGATGACCTCCGCCGCGATCATGGGCCAGCTGCGCACCACCGTGCAGACCCTCGCCGGACTCGACCTGCCTCCCGAAGAGGTCCTCCACCACCTCGACGAGCAGGCCCAGCGCCTCGGCAGCGAGCACATGGCGACCTGCCTCTACGCCGTCTACGACCCGATATCGCAGCGCCTCCTGGTGGCCGACGCGGGCCATCTGCCCCCGGTGCTGCTACACCCCGACGGGGTCGGCGAAGTACTGCGGATCCCGCCCGGCGCGCCGATCGGCGTCGGCGGCGTCCCCTTCGAGTCCGTGGAGATGCCCGCGCCCACGGGAGCGACCCTGCTCCTGTACACCGACGGCCTCGTCGAGTCCCGGACCAGGGACGTCTGGTCGGGCGTGGAGCTGCTGCGGGCCCGCCTGGAGGCGACCGCCTCCGCGGCCGCCTCCCCGCCGCTGGAGACGCTCTGCGACGCGGTGCTGACCATCCTGGGCCAGGGTGCGAGGGACGACGATGTCGCGCTGCTCGCCGCCCGGTTCGACGGTTTTCCCCCGCGCAATGTCGCGTACTGGTTCCTCAACCCCGAGCCGCAGACCGCCGGCCGGGCCCGGCAGCTGACCCGCAGAGCGCTGCACCGCTGGGGCCTGGACCCGCTGCTCGACACGACCGAACTCCTGGTCAGCGAGGTGGTCACGAACGCGGTCCGGTACGCCTCCCGGCCGATCGCCCTGCGGCTGCTGCGTACCGATGTGCTCCGCTGCGAGGTCGGCGACGATTCGCCGCAGGTCCCCCGGATGCGGCGCGCCCAGGCAGGGGACGAGGGCGGTCGCGGCCTGTTCCTGGTCGACCGGCTCGCCCAGCGCTGGGGCGCGACCCGGCTGAGCAACGGCAAGGTCGTCTGGTTCGAGCAGCCGATCCCCGAGGAGTTCCGGGAGTTCCGGGAAGCCGATCCCTGA
- a CDS encoding class I SAM-dependent DNA methyltransferase has product MSEGFPETGYESEEAGPEGIRPDREGQAEAFDAIGDRYDEAFPYKKGQLAAAEWLIRALPAGSRVLDLGCGTGLPTARQLVEAGLEVVGVDLSRGMVELARQYVPRATLHRLDIADLGPDGPHDLGRFDAVAAFFSLLMLPRGEIPGVLRMIHDLLVPRGLFALSMVEADVDYFTIPFLGNTIRVSGYLRDDLRQVIDEADFEVVEESSYTYAPEISDVPPEEQLFLNCSRRG; this is encoded by the coding sequence GTGAGCGAAGGATTTCCGGAGACCGGTTACGAGAGCGAGGAAGCCGGCCCCGAGGGCATCCGGCCCGACCGCGAGGGGCAGGCCGAGGCATTCGACGCGATCGGCGACCGCTACGACGAGGCGTTCCCGTACAAGAAGGGGCAGCTCGCCGCCGCCGAGTGGCTGATCAGGGCGCTGCCCGCCGGATCCCGGGTGCTGGACCTGGGCTGCGGAACGGGCCTGCCGACCGCCCGGCAGCTGGTGGAGGCGGGGCTGGAGGTCGTCGGCGTCGACCTGTCGCGCGGCATGGTGGAACTCGCCCGCCAGTATGTGCCCCGTGCAACGCTCCACCGGCTGGACATCGCCGACCTGGGGCCCGACGGACCCCACGACCTGGGGCGTTTCGACGCGGTCGCGGCCTTCTTCTCCCTGCTGATGCTGCCGCGCGGGGAGATCCCCGGCGTGCTGCGGATGATCCACGACCTGCTGGTCCCCCGCGGCCTGTTCGCCCTCTCGATGGTCGAGGCCGACGTGGACTACTTCACGATCCCCTTCCTCGGCAACACCATCCGGGTCTCCGGCTACCTGCGCGACGACCTGCGCCAGGTCATCGACGAGGCGGACTTCGAAGTCGTCGAGGAGTCCTCGTACACCTACGCCCCCGAGATCTCGGACGTGCCGCCCGAGGAACAGCTGTTCCTCAACTGCTCACGACGCGGCTGA
- a CDS encoding YciI family protein, translating to MTLYLLSIYQPDGDGTPPPPEFLEPIMRDVEAVKAELKAAGAWVFSGGLHPPSTATVVRRKDDEMLMTDGPYIEGKEHLGGFTVIEAPDLDAALGWGRKLARATTLPIEVRPLQDGSCG from the coding sequence ATGACGCTCTACCTGCTCAGCATCTACCAGCCCGACGGGGACGGGACCCCGCCGCCGCCGGAGTTCCTGGAGCCGATCATGCGGGACGTCGAGGCCGTGAAGGCCGAGCTCAAGGCGGCCGGGGCCTGGGTGTTCTCCGGGGGCCTGCACCCGCCGAGCACGGCCACCGTGGTGCGGCGGAAGGACGACGAGATGCTGATGACCGACGGGCCCTACATCGAGGGCAAGGAGCACCTCGGCGGCTTCACCGTCATCGAGGCTCCCGACCTCGACGCCGCGCTCGGCTGGGGCCGCAAGCTCGCCCGCGCCACCACCCTTCCCATCGAGGTCAGGCCGTTGCAGGACGGGTCCTGCGGGTGA